In Chelmon rostratus isolate fCheRos1 chromosome 4, fCheRos1.pri, whole genome shotgun sequence, a genomic segment contains:
- the scinla gene encoding scinderin like a produces the protein MATQKQFEKAGKKPGLQVWRVEKMELAEVPQELYGDFFTGDSYILLYTTSAPSYNIHSWIGDETSQDEKGSVAIFMTQLDDFLGGKPVQFTEFQNNESVTFLGYFKKGIKYKKGGVGSGFKHVVTNEANVKRLLHVKGRRNIRAKEVDLSWSSFNKGDCFIIDLGKTIYHWSGSECNFYERLKATEMANDIRDNERQGRAEVEMIDEGLEPDPVIEVLGPLPTLPEKTSDDVAVEEQNKKKASLYLISDAAGSMKTTLVADKSPFSQDMFSQSECYILDNGGDNKIFVWKGREANADERKAALTAANEFIKDKNYSQTTQVQIIPAGAETTLFKSFFLNWLDKYETTGPSQAYTIGRIAQVEQVPFDSSKLHSDRIMAAQHSMVDDGSGKVQIWRVEGGEKVPVDPSTYGQFYGGDCYLVLYSYNTGGREKHIIYTWQGQKCTQDELAASAFLTVNLDDSMGGVATQVRITQGQEPPHLVSMFKDKPLVIYLGGTSREGGQSESGSKRLFHIRQSSTKATRAVEVQPTASSLNTNDVFVLKSSDSLYLWKGKGAAAEEMDAAKYVADLLGGAANEVDEASEPTDFWKALGGKGDYQTSKTLQKMVRPPRLFGCSNKTGRLIAEEVPGDFTQIDLATDDVMILDTWDQIFVWVGKDANETEKSGSSKIADDYVSTDPSGRSGIPISTIKQGEEPLSFTGWFFPWDPKLWDQNLLQSLQARIKNQS, from the exons ATGGCTACCCAGAAACAGTTTGAGAAAGCAGGGAAGAAGCCCGGCCTGCAGGTGTGGCGGGTGGAGAAAATGGAGTTGGCCGAAGTCCCTCAAGAACTTTATGGAGATTTCTTCACTGGAGACTCTTACATACTGCTCTACACCACCTCCGCCCCTTCTTACAACATTCACTCATGGATTG GCGACGAAACATCCCAGGATGAGAAGGGGAGTGTTGCCATCTTCATGACCCAACTGGATGATTTCTTGGGTGGAAAACCGGTTCAGTTCACTGAGTTTCAAAACAATGAGTCAGTCACCTTTCTGGGATACTTCAAGAAGGGCATCAAGTACAAG AAAGGTGGCGTGGGCTCAGGGTTCAAGCATGTAGTTACCAACGAAGCAAACGTAAAACGCCTGCTGCACGTCAAAGGTCGTCGCAACATCAGAGCCAAAGAGGTGGACCTGAGCTGGTCCAGCTTCAACAAAGGAGACTGCTTCATCATTGACTTGGGAAAG ACCATCTACCACTGGTCTGGCAGTGAATGCAACTTCTATGAACGCCTGAAAGCCACCGAGATGGCAAATGATATCCGGGACAATGAGCGACAGGGCCGCGCTGAAGTTGAGATGATTGATGAAGGCTTGGAGCCGGATCCTGTCATTGAA GTGCTTGGACCCCTGCCCACCCTCCCGGAAAAAACCTCTGATGATGTGGCCGTTGAAGAGCAGAACAAGAAGAAGGCATCTCTCTATTTG ATTTCTGACGCTGCTGGCTCCATGAAAACAACCCTGGTGGCCGACAAATCCCCATTCAGTCAAGACATGTTCTCCCAGAGTGAATGCTACATCTTGGACAATGGAGGAGACAACAAGATATTTGTCTGGAAAG GGAGGGAAGCAAATGCAGATGAGCGCAAAGCAGCATTAACTGCTGCAAACGAGTTCATCAAAGACAAGAATTACTCCCAAACTACTCAG GTCCAGATCATTCCAGCAGGCGCAGAGACCACCCTGTTTAAGAGTTTCTTCCTCAACTGGTTGGACAAGTACGAGACCACAGGCCCAAGTCAGGCCTACACCATCGGTCGCATTGCCCAGGTGGAGCAGGTCCCCTTTGACTCCTCCAAACTCCACAGCGACCGTATCATGGCTGCCCAGCACAGCATGGTGGATGATGGCTCTGGGAAAGTCCAG ATTTGGCGCGTGGAAGGAGGTGAAAAAGTGCCTGTGGACCCATCCACCTATGGGCAGTTCTATGGAGGTGACTGTTACCTGGTGCTGTACTCCTACAACAcgggaggcagagagaagcaTATCATCTATACCTG GCAAGGGCAGAAATGCACTCAAGATGAACTGGCTGCTTCCGCCTTCCTCACCGTCAACCTGGATGATTCCATGGGTGGAGTAGCTACCCAG GTTCGCATCACTCAGGGCCAAGAGCCTCCTCATCTTGTTAGCATGTTTAAGGACAAGCCTTTGGTCATCTACCTTGGTGGGACATCCCGCGAGGGTGGACAGAGCGAGTCCGGCAGCAAACGACTCTTCCACATCCGCCAGAGCTCCACCAAAGCCACGCGGGCTGTTGAG GTGCAGCCCACTGCCTCCTCCCTAAATAcaaatgatgtgtttgtgctgaagtCATCAGACTCCCTGTACCTGTGGAAGGGAAAGGGAGCcgctgcagaggagatggatGCAGCAAAGTATGTTGCCGACCTACTCGGAGGAGCTGCCAATGAGGTGGACGAGGCCAGTGAGCCAA CTGATTTCTGGAAAGCACTGGGTGGAAAGGGAGACTACCAGACCTCCAAGACCCTGCAGAAGATGGTCAGGCCCCCACGACTGTTTGGATGTTCAAACAAGACAGGCAGGCTGATA GCGGAGGAGGTGCCCGGTGACTTTACACAGATTGACCTGGcaactgatgatgtcatgattcTGGACACATGGGATCAG ATCTTTGTTTGGGTCGGAAAGGATGCAAACGAGACCGAGAAAAGTGGATCAAGCAAGATTG cGGATGATTATGTGAGTACGGACCCCTCTGGCCGCAGCGGTATCCCCATCAGCACCATTAAGCAAGGGGAGGAGCCACTCTCCTTCACCGGCTGGTTCTTTCCCTGGGATCCCAAGCTGTGGGACCAAAACCTTCTGCAGAGCTTGCAAGCCCGTATCAAAAACCAATCCTAG